GGAGCGCATATTGCAGACCTCAAAAAACTAGCTCCAGATGATTTGAATGTTCTTTACTACGAAGCAAAATATAGCAATTCAGTAGGAAAATACGAACAAGCAAAAACAGCTATGTTAAAAGCTACTGAAATGCTTGCGACTGATAATCCAAAAGAAATTGCTCGTTATTATTTTGAACTTGGTTTTGCTTATCATAATCTAAAAATGTATGATGAGAAAGAAAAAGCTCTTAATAATGCTAAAGTAGGTCCTTTTATGGCTCGTATAACTAAACTAATGCCTCAGTATTATCACGCAATTGCTCTTTCTTATTTCAAAGTATATGACTTAGAAAAAAGTAAAGAATTAGTAGAAAAAGCGTTAGAAATGCGTAAGGATTTTCCTCAAGCACATGACCTTTTGGTAAAAATTGCTGCTTCTGCGACAGATAAATCGGCTGTTATCGAACACCAATCATCTTCTATTCAGACAGAACCTAATGCAGTAAAACGTTCTCAGAAATTTGCAGATCTTGCAGAACTTCAATTAGAATCTCGTAAGTATGAAGATGCTATTAAATCTGCTGACGAATGTTTGGCTTCTCAACCAAAAAATTATGCTGTTGTATTTATCAAAGCTATTTCACAGCATAAAATGGGAAGTACACAGGATGCTATCAAAACATTAGAAGATTTACTTCAATTTCCAGGCATAGATGCAGAAACGAAAGCACAATATAACTTTGCTCTTGGTATGTTTTACCAAAAGTTAGATCAAGCAGAAGCTGCTGCTGGTGCTTTTACTCGTGCAAAATATGGTTCTTATAAGTATGCTGCTTATGAAGAACTAGAAAAATTCAAGAAAAATGACGAGGAAGTAGAAGAAGAAAAATTAGAAGATGTTGTAGAAGGTGCAGACACTGATGGAGAATAGTTTCTCTTAACATCTAATTATTCTAGTACAATAATAAAAAGAAAACCCTTTCTAAAATATTTTTTAGAAAGGGTTTTTGAATACTATAAGTTTTTATGCTTATTCTCTTAACTTACTTGTCCCACTCTCTTAGCCAAAATGTTAAGTTATGAAACTCTTCTTGTTCTGTTTCTATGTCCTTCCAAGCAATTTGAGTTTGTAAGTTTGGTTGTTTCTCATACTTCCTATGTTTCCAAAATTCTTCTAAGGTTTGGTAATTTTTAGGACGTAAAGGATGGTCATCTGGACGATTAATTCCACAAAAAGTAGTAAATCTTCCTTCAACTATATTCTTCTTTTTGAAGTAATTAGCAGCCCACTTTTCTCGTTCTTCAAAAAAACGAACTCCTATTCCTTGATTTCTGTATTTTTTTTGTAGGACAGATTCTTCAAAATAAACTCCTTTACTTATATCATAACCTTTTGCAATGAAAGGAAACTGAATAAATGTATCTGATTCTTCTAAAGCAATACAGGTAGAAGCTCCAACAACCTCTTTTCCATCAAAAGCTAACACTACAGCTGCATGCTTTGCATGAATATAAGAATATAAATATACTTGTTCGTAATCAAAATCGCCATCGTATAAATAAGGATATTCTTTAAATATTTCGATTCTAAGTCCTGCTAAATTTCGAATATAGGGTTGTATAGCATCTCCTGTGAATAATTGTATATGCATGAAAAAAGTAGGAAGATTTATTGTTTGATGAACATAGATAAATAACAAAAACTGTTTTTTTAATTACATTTTCATATAATTAAAAAAACAGTTTATTGAATCAATGAAATAATTTGAGTAGTCTTATTAGATTATACTTCTAATTCTCTCAATGTTTCGTGTGTTAAAGGTTTATTGATGTACTTACGTACAAAATTATAATTTTTCGCCTTGCTCATATCTTTCGGATTGATAGAAGAAGTAAGCATTACAATTTTACAATAATTTTGAGTAAAATCAGAAAGTGTATTGAATTGATCTAAAAACTGAAATCCATCCATAAGAGGCATATCAATATCTAAGAATATAATTTGTGGAAGAACCTTATTATTAGGCATGTCTTGTGCAATCTTTTCTACATTACGTAAAAACTCAATCGCACTTTTTGCACCTGAATGTGTGTAAATTTTATCACAAATTTCTGCTGTCTGAATCATTTTTTGATTAATAAGATTGTCGATTTCATTATCGTCAATCAGCATTACTGCATAATATTTTTTATCTGCCATACGAATAAATTTAATTCTGAGTTAAAGTGCAAACTAATTAAATGAGCAAAAATGACTATTAAATAAATTGAATAAGTTCTGCTCGCTAAATAATGATGTGTAAAAATAAATTAACTTAAATAATAATTGATAATAAATTATTCAATAAGTTGATTTAAAATAAATTTTATTTCCTTGTATTGAAATTTCTTAATAGAATAGAAGCAATAAACATAAGCATTTATCATACAATCTATATAAATTTACTCAAAGAAAAAAATAATCTTTTGTTATAGCAAATCTATACGCAAAATAGATTCTATTTTCTACAGCAATTTTTCTCTAATTTGATATTTTTATAAAAAAACCCTTTTTTGAACTATTTTTTTATCTTTTTACTTGTATATCTACAAATCTTTTCTTAGATTTGCATTCCCTTTCAGACAAAGGGAGTTCTTTTATTTAAAAATAAATAGAGAATGGGTCTATAGCTCAGTTGGTTAGAGCACCTGACTCATAATCAGGTGGTCCCAGGTTCGAGCCCTGGTGGACCCACAACCTAAGTCGTAACAGGCAAAATAAGAAGGCAATTTCTAAAGTAATTTGGAAATTGCCTTTTTTTATTTGTTTTATTTTGTCAGATTTATTTTTTGAAGATAATATTATTTGAGTTTAACTTCCAGTCCTCTAAGTCCCATATCAATAACTTGTTCAGTGACTTGACTCCCTACATTAATATCCCATTTGCCATTTGAGTTGGTATCTTTCCATTCAAAACTATCTTGGATAGAAAAAGAAAGTACAACTGTAATATCGTTTGTTTCTTTTCCAGTAATAGTCAAAGGAGTTGAAAAAGAACCTGTGATTACACACGAGCCAGCAGGAACAGGGGAAGTAGCAGCTAAAGGATTGACAACAGTAGTGCCAGCAGACTGTCCAGTAGTTACTTCATTTGCTGTATAATTATATTGAGGAATAGAAATGGTAGTTTCAAAAGCCCAAAACCCTTGTTTTTTGTCATCATTAACAGAGATAGTTTTGTTTTTGACTGTAAAATCTTCAATTCTTGTATTGTAGCCAATAAAACCTGCAATTGTTCCTTCTTGATTTGGTAAATTTATATTTTCACTTCCAACTTGAATATTATTCAAATCATACTTGATAGATAAATTTTGATACGCCACCGAAGCACGTATCCATTCATATTTTCCTACTGCAATGTCTTTTATTGGCACTTCTAAAAATACTGTACCTTTTGGACTTACAATAGCCTTCGAAAAATCAATAGCTGTATTGAATCCATTTTTGCTTGAATTTACTTCTTCATTCTTATATAAAATTTCTCCTTCTCCAAGCTGTGTAAATGCAGAAGGAGCAAACTCAATATAATGAACACTCATAGAGTTAAAAGTAGGTGTTTGGGCTGCATTTCCTGCTGCTATTCCTATAGGTTGAGCTAAATTATTAAGTCGTTGCTGATTGGGGTCAAAATCAAACTCAAAGCGAATTTTTGCTCTACTTTCAGATGGATTTGTCTCTTCTACTTTTGTTTGACAAGAGGAAAAAACACCTATTTTTACTAAAAATAAGAGAATAATTAATTTATTTTGTGATAGATAATTCATAGGAAAAAATTTGATTTGTATGTAGTTGGTGAAAAAACAACAAGATTTAAACAAAGTAGTTAATCACATTATCTAATACAAATTTCTAACCTAAGTTAATCTGGCTTATCAAATCACAACTTGAAAATTAATTAGCTTTAAAAATCTAATTTGCAATATTTTTTTATTTTACTCTAAACCCCATCTTTTGCATATCTTCCCAAAAGCTAGGATATGATTTTTGTACGACTTCTGGACTTTCAATCGTAATGGGAAAAAGTAACGCCAAAGGAGCAAATGCCATCGCCATACGGTGGTCATGGTAAGTTTTTAGAGACTCAGTAGGAGCATGAAGTTCACAAACAGGAATATGAAGTTCATTATCATTGATAATTTCTATTTCTGCACCAAATTTAGCAAGTTCTATCTTGAGAGCTGTAAGTCTGTCAGTTTCTTTTATTTTTAAGCTATGTAATCCTGTCATGTGTGCTTCTACTCCTAAAGCTGCACACAAAACAGCCATTGTTTGCGCCAAATCTGGACAAGGTGTAAAATCATATTTGAAAGGAGAACGCCTAGACGAAGTTTTTTGCAAACGAACACCATCTTTTTCGTAATGTGTTCTGATTCCTAAACCTTTCATCATCTTTACAATTCGGTTATCTCCCTGCCACGATTTTTCTCTAAGTCCTTTCAAAAACAATTCAGATTTAGAGCAAATAGCAGCCATACTGTACCAATAACTTGCAGCTGACCAATCTGATTCGATTTTATATTGGTTTGCGCTATATTGTTGATGAGGAATAATAATTCGGTTTTCTGTCCAAGAATGTAAAATACCAAAATGCTGCATCAACTCTAAAGTCATTTTGATATAGGGTTCAGAGGAAACAGGAGGAATAATTTCTAATAAAATTCCTTTAGGTAGAAGAGGGGCAATCATCAAGATAGCCGAAATATACTGACTACTTATATTTCCTTGAATAGAAATAGTTTGTTTTTGTGATTCAGGACTAAAACCGTGTATAAAAAGTGGCGGAAATCCATCTTCTTTTTCATAAGTGATTTGTGCGCCTAGTTCACGAAGTGCCAACACTAATTCTTTTATTGGACGCTGGTGCATTCTATCTGTTCCCTTCAAAAGTGTGGGATGATTTTTTATTGTACAAAAAGCTGTCAGAAATCGCATTGTTGTTCCTGCATCTTGAACATCTAACACCAAATCTAAAGAAACATCATCAGCACTTCTTCCCTTTGCACGGCTTCGAATATCTTCTTCTTGTTCTTCGATATCTCTAAATTGAGCTAATAAGCCTTGTAAAATTTTGGTATCTCTAGCTGCTGAAAGATTGACTAAATTACATTTTTTTTCACAAAGAGCCTCTATAATTAAGGCACGATTACTTTCACTTTTAGAAGAAGGCAAAAATATGTCTCCTTCAAGATTAATTTTGGGAGAAGAAATATGTAAAGAAGGCAAAACAAGAAAAGGAGAGGGAGAAACAGACATAGAAGTAATGATTGTTTTTGTATAAGCAAGTCAATTTATTTTGATGATAGTATAATTGTATTTTGGAGGAATGTGTTGCAAGAATTTGCTACAATAATTCATTCTCTTTTATACGAATATCAATTATAAAATCGTTTTTAGTGGTTTGGACTAGGATGTTTTTGTATTACTATACAAATAAAGTTCCTAAATTTTAGAGAAACAAGAACTCTTATTTTTTTACTTGATTTTAATGTAAAAATTAAACTAAGATTTGCCTTATGTTTTTTATTTTTAACAAAATTTTCATTCCCATTTCAATCTATTTTCAAACAACTTGGCTCGTTTTGTGTTTTGTAAGAATATGATTTTAATCAAAAAACGAATGACTATTTTTTAGTGTCATTGTTTTAGAACTTAGAAGTCATCACTTTTTTAAACTATTTTTTTCTAAACCTCATTTTTATTATTATGAAAAATATTCAAACAAAATTTCAAACTCTTTTAGTTTATACTCTCGTTTTAGCTATTGCTTCATTTGTACTTCCTTCTTGTGCTTCTTGGAGTAATGCAGGTAAAGGTGCAGCTATTGGTGGTGCAGCTGGTGGTACAATTGGTGGCGTAGCTTCTAAAAAGAATCCTGTAGCAGGTGGTATTATTGGCGCAGTAGTAGGTGGTGCAGCTGGTGCAGCTATTGGAGCATATATGGACAAGCAAGCAAAAGACATTGAAGAAGAAGTAGAAGACGCAAAAGTAGTACGTGTAGAAGAGGGCATTAATCTTACTTTTGATTCAGGTATTTTATTTGGTTTTGATAAATCGGATTTAAACAGCAGTTCAAGAGAAAGTATCGCTAAATTAGGCAGAATTTTAAATGAATATCCTGATACTCGCCTTACCATTCAAGGACATACAGACGATAAAGGTGATGATAACTATAACAGACAACTTTCTGCTAAAAGAGCTGATGCAGTACGTGATTACTTAATTGCTAATGGCGTAAAAGGTGGTAGATTAAACACAGTTGCTTATGGAGAAACTGCTCCTGTGGCAAGTAATAGTACTGAAGCGGGAAGAGCGCAGAACCGTCGTGTTGAAGTGATAATTGTAGCTAATGACGAGTTGAAACGCAAAGCAGAAAAAGGA
This is a stretch of genomic DNA from Bernardetia sp. MNP-M8. It encodes these proteins:
- a CDS encoding response regulator, with amino-acid sequence MADKKYYAVMLIDDNEIDNLINQKMIQTAEICDKIYTHSGAKSAIEFLRNVEKIAQDMPNNKVLPQIIFLDIDMPLMDGFQFLDQFNTLSDFTQNYCKIVMLTSSINPKDMSKAKNYNFVRKYINKPLTHETLRELEV
- the aroA gene encoding 3-phosphoshikimate 1-carboxyvinyltransferase encodes the protein MSVSPSPFLVLPSLHISSPKINLEGDIFLPSSKSESNRALIIEALCEKKCNLVNLSAARDTKILQGLLAQFRDIEEQEEDIRSRAKGRSADDVSLDLVLDVQDAGTTMRFLTAFCTIKNHPTLLKGTDRMHQRPIKELVLALRELGAQITYEKEDGFPPLFIHGFSPESQKQTISIQGNISSQYISAILMIAPLLPKGILLEIIPPVSSEPYIKMTLELMQHFGILHSWTENRIIIPHQQYSANQYKIESDWSAASYWYSMAAICSKSELFLKGLREKSWQGDNRIVKMMKGLGIRTHYEKDGVRLQKTSSRRSPFKYDFTPCPDLAQTMAVLCAALGVEAHMTGLHSLKIKETDRLTALKIELAKFGAEIEIINDNELHIPVCELHAPTESLKTYHDHRMAMAFAPLALLFPITIESPEVVQKSYPSFWEDMQKMGFRVK
- a CDS encoding OmpA family protein; protein product: MKNIQTKFQTLLVYTLVLAIASFVLPSCASWSNAGKGAAIGGAAGGTIGGVASKKNPVAGGIIGAVVGGAAGAAIGAYMDKQAKDIEEEVEDAKVVRVEEGINLTFDSGILFGFDKSDLNSSSRESIAKLGRILNEYPDTRLTIQGHTDDKGDDNYNRQLSAKRADAVRDYLIANGVKGGRLNTVAYGETAPVASNSTEAGRAQNRRVEVIIVANDELKRKAEKGELKN
- a CDS encoding GNAT family N-acetyltransferase — protein: MHIQLFTGDAIQPYIRNLAGLRIEIFKEYPYLYDGDFDYEQVYLYSYIHAKHAAVVLAFDGKEVVGASTCIALEESDTFIQFPFIAKGYDISKGVYFEESVLQKKYRNQGIGVRFFEEREKWAANYFKKKNIVEGRFTTFCGINRPDDHPLRPKNYQTLEEFWKHRKYEKQPNLQTQIAWKDIETEQEEFHNLTFWLREWDK
- a CDS encoding tetratricopeptide repeat protein, with the protein product MKFKLLLIPIFCIGLLFTNGVQAQAQPTGEALDAFVKGENFRKQKQWKTALEQFDIAVTKDPTVYKYHYNKALCHLVLREADPAIASLEKTVSIKKDFVDAHERLARLYKITGKYDQSIASYQNAFKYDTDSKRKTDYKLNIVLILDRTKRLEEAGAHIADLKKLAPDDLNVLYYEAKYSNSVGKYEQAKTAMLKATEMLATDNPKEIARYYFELGFAYHNLKMYDEKEKALNNAKVGPFMARITKLMPQYYHAIALSYFKVYDLEKSKELVEKALEMRKDFPQAHDLLVKIAASATDKSAVIEHQSSSIQTEPNAVKRSQKFADLAELQLESRKYEDAIKSADECLASQPKNYAVVFIKAISQHKMGSTQDAIKTLEDLLQFPGIDAETKAQYNFALGMFYQKLDQAEAAAGAFTRAKYGSYKYAAYEELEKFKKNDEEVEEEKLEDVVEGADTDGE